A window of Blastomonas sp. SL216 contains these coding sequences:
- the nuoN gene encoding NADH-quinone oxidoreductase subunit NuoN, with the protein MNYALWFQLASPEIVLSISSLVLLLIAAWGGAPSSRLVSILTVTALFGALALSFNFLLNPSFAEGADAFYGQYRMDRFASLSKVLVFLSAIGCIIVAPKFFARGNLMRPEYPILILFATIGMGLMVSAVDLLTLYIGLEMQSLAAYVLASFLRSDDRSAEAGLKYFVLGALASGILLFGMSLLYGFTGTTSFIGIQTAFADGVSTGALFGIVFVLSGLAFKISAVPFHMWTPDVYEGAPTPVTTFFATAPKVAAMALTMRVAIEAFGGQQAVWQQIVIFVALASIILGGVAAIGQTNIKRLLAYSSINNVGFILIGLATGTEAGASAMMTYLIIYVAMTLGSFICVLDLNDREGRPVEDIAKLAGLSKTRPGLAAAMAVFMFSLAGIPPLFGFWGKFVVFDAAVAAGLIPLAAVGIAASVIGAFYYLKVVKVMYFDEPADVIAPSDSTARMALVTLTALFVSPLGYFATLALSPVTAGAAKALFWAA; encoded by the coding sequence ATGAATTACGCGCTCTGGTTCCAGCTGGCCTCGCCGGAAATCGTCCTCAGCATCTCCAGCCTCGTCCTGCTGCTGATCGCGGCCTGGGGCGGTGCACCGTCGTCGCGCCTGGTGAGCATTCTCACGGTCACGGCGCTGTTCGGTGCGCTGGCGCTGTCGTTCAACTTCCTGCTGAACCCCAGCTTTGCCGAAGGGGCTGATGCGTTCTACGGCCAGTACCGCATGGACCGCTTCGCCTCGCTCTCCAAGGTGCTGGTGTTCCTCTCGGCCATCGGCTGCATCATCGTTGCGCCCAAATTCTTTGCGCGCGGCAACCTGATGCGCCCGGAATATCCCATCCTTATCCTGTTCGCGACCATCGGCATGGGCCTGATGGTCTCGGCGGTCGATCTGCTGACGCTGTATATCGGCCTCGAGATGCAGAGCCTTGCCGCTTATGTGCTGGCCAGCTTCCTGCGCAGCGACGACCGTTCGGCCGAAGCGGGCCTCAAATATTTCGTGCTCGGTGCGCTGGCGAGCGGCATCCTGCTGTTCGGCATGTCGCTCCTCTACGGCTTTACCGGCACGACCAGCTTTATCGGCATCCAGACCGCATTTGCCGATGGCGTCTCGACCGGAGCCCTGTTCGGCATCGTCTTCGTGCTGTCGGGCCTGGCGTTCAAGATCAGCGCGGTGCCGTTCCACATGTGGACGCCCGACGTCTATGAAGGCGCGCCGACCCCGGTCACCACCTTCTTCGCCACCGCGCCCAAGGTCGCCGCCATGGCGCTGACCATGCGCGTTGCCATCGAGGCGTTCGGCGGCCAGCAGGCGGTGTGGCAGCAGATCGTGATCTTCGTGGCGCTGGCCTCGATCATCCTGGGCGGTGTCGCCGCGATCGGCCAGACCAACATCAAGCGCCTGCTTGCCTATTCGTCGATCAACAATGTCGGCTTCATCCTGATCGGGCTTGCCACCGGCACCGAGGCAGGCGCATCGGCGATGATGACCTATCTGATCATCTATGTCGCGATGACGCTGGGCAGCTTCATCTGCGTGCTCGACCTCAATGACCGCGAAGGTCGCCCGGTCGAAGACATTGCCAAGCTCGCAGGCCTGTCCAAGACGCGTCCCGGTCTCGCCGCGGCAATGGCCGTGTTCATGTTCAGCCTGGCTGGCATCCCGCCGCTGTTCGGCTTCTGGGGCAAGTTCGTGGTGTTCGATGCAGCGGTGGCAGCAGGTCTGATCCCGCTCGCAGCAGTCGGTATCGCAGCCTCGGTGATCGGCGCGTTCTATTATCTCAAGGTCGTCAAGGTGATGTATTTTGATGAGCCTGCCGATGTCATCGCGCCGAGCGATTCCACTGCGCGCATGGCGCTGGTGACGCTGACCGCGCTGTTCGTATCGCCGCTCGGCTATTTCGCTACGCTGGCGCTCAGCCCGGTCACGGCAGGCGCGGCCAAGGCACTGTTCTGGGCAGCGTGA
- the nuoK gene encoding NADH-quinone oxidoreductase subunit NuoK, with the protein MIGIEHYLVVSSILFVMGVLGIFLNRKNVIIILMAIELILLAVNINLVAFSVFLGDMVGQVFAMFVLTVAAGEAAVGLAILVIYFRGRGTIAVDDINQMKG; encoded by the coding sequence ATGATCGGCATCGAGCATTATCTCGTGGTCAGCTCCATCCTGTTCGTGATGGGCGTGCTGGGCATCTTCCTGAACCGCAAGAACGTGATCATCATCCTGATGGCGATCGAACTCATCCTGCTCGCGGTGAACATCAACCTCGTCGCGTTCAGCGTGTTCCTGGGCGACATGGTCGGCCAGGTGTTCGCGATGTTCGTGCTCACCGTTGCTGCCGGCGAAGCCGCAGTGGGGCTTGCCATTCTCGTCATCTATTTCCGTGGCCGCGGCACGATCGCGGTTGACGATATCAACCAGATGAAGGGTTGA
- the nuoL gene encoding NADH-quinone oxidoreductase subunit L yields MSITLIVFLPLLAAIVAGLGNRIIGNVPAKLVTTAALFVACGLSWPIFLGFLSGTTTEYVVPVLSWLRSGDLQFDWALRVDTLTAVMLVVVTSVSALVHLYSWGYMDEDPDQPRFFAYLSLFTFAMLMLVTADNLVQMFFGWEGVGLASYLLIGFWFRKPSANAAAIKAFVVNRVGDLGFMMGIFGTFLVFGTVSIPAILEAAPGMAGSTIGFLGGRFDLMTVLCLLLFIGAMGKSAQLGLHTWLPDAMEGPTPVSALIHAATMVTAGVFMVCRLSPMFETSPTALTVVTVVGACTALFAATVGLVQTDIKRVIAYSTCSQLGYMFFAAGVGAYGAAMFHLFTHAFFKALLFLGAGSVIHAMHHEQDMRYYGGLRKHIPLTFWAMMAGTLAITGVGIVGVAGFAGFYSKDGIIEAAFASGTQVGQFAFTIGVFAALLTSFYSWRLIFLTFFGKPRWIQSEHIQHSVHKTPEQAGADTTGGYHPHESPLPMLIPLGVLTVGAVAAGFVFHHAFIDAEHGAAFWNGSLFFNSHLMHEMHEVPLWVKLASTVAMLIGLVTAILMYLVNNSLPAKVAGALSPLYTFFLNKWYFDELYNHIFVKPSMALGRFFWKVGDEGTINRFGPDGAAVLVTSGTRVAMKLQSGFLYSYALVMLLGLVAALTWLMVR; encoded by the coding sequence ATGAGCATTACCCTCATCGTATTCCTGCCGCTTCTGGCAGCGATTGTCGCGGGCCTGGGCAACCGGATCATCGGCAATGTGCCCGCCAAGCTGGTGACGACCGCCGCGCTGTTCGTCGCCTGCGGCCTCAGCTGGCCGATCTTCCTGGGCTTCTTGAGCGGCACCACCACCGAATATGTCGTGCCGGTGCTGTCCTGGCTGCGCTCGGGCGATCTGCAGTTCGACTGGGCGCTGCGCGTCGACACGCTGACGGCGGTGATGCTTGTCGTCGTGACCTCGGTCTCGGCGCTGGTCCACCTGTACAGCTGGGGCTATATGGACGAGGATCCGGATCAGCCGCGCTTCTTCGCCTATCTGTCGCTCTTCACCTTCGCGATGCTGATGCTGGTGACCGCTGACAACCTCGTCCAGATGTTCTTCGGTTGGGAAGGCGTCGGTCTGGCCTCTTACCTGCTGATCGGCTTCTGGTTCCGCAAGCCCAGTGCCAATGCTGCCGCGATCAAGGCGTTCGTCGTCAACCGCGTCGGTGACCTTGGCTTCATGATGGGCATTTTCGGCACCTTCCTGGTATTCGGTACCGTGTCGATCCCTGCGATCCTCGAAGCTGCTCCCGGCATGGCGGGTTCGACCATCGGCTTCCTTGGTGGCCGCTTCGACCTGATGACCGTGTTGTGCCTGCTGCTGTTCATCGGCGCGATGGGCAAATCGGCGCAGCTCGGCCTGCACACCTGGCTGCCCGATGCAATGGAGGGCCCGACCCCGGTGTCGGCGCTGATCCATGCCGCGACCATGGTGACCGCAGGCGTGTTCATGGTGTGCCGCCTGTCGCCGATGTTCGAAACCAGCCCGACGGCGCTCACCGTGGTGACCGTGGTCGGTGCGTGCACCGCGCTGTTCGCGGCGACCGTCGGCCTGGTCCAGACCGATATCAAGCGCGTCATCGCCTATTCGACCTGCTCGCAGCTGGGCTACATGTTCTTCGCTGCTGGCGTCGGTGCCTATGGCGCGGCAATGTTCCACCTGTTCACGCACGCCTTCTTCAAGGCTTTGCTGTTCCTCGGCGCGGGCTCGGTTATCCATGCGATGCACCACGAGCAGGACATGCGCTATTATGGCGGCCTGCGGAAGCACATCCCGCTCACCTTCTGGGCGATGATGGCAGGCACGCTGGCGATCACCGGCGTCGGTATCGTCGGTGTCGCGGGCTTTGCCGGCTTCTATTCGAAGGACGGCATCATCGAAGCCGCGTTCGCGAGCGGAACCCAGGTCGGCCAGTTCGCCTTCACCATCGGTGTGTTCGCTGCGCTGCTGACCAGCTTCTACAGCTGGCGTCTGATCTTCCTGACCTTCTTCGGAAAGCCGCGCTGGATCCAGTCCGAGCATATCCAGCACAGCGTCCACAAGACGCCCGAACAGGCTGGCGCGGACACCACCGGCGGCTATCACCCGCATGAAAGCCCGCTGCCGATGCTCATTCCGCTGGGCGTGCTGACGGTGGGTGCAGTGGCAGCCGGTTTCGTCTTCCATCACGCGTTCATCGACGCCGAACATGGCGCAGCGTTCTGGAACGGCAGCCTGTTCTTCAACTCGCACCTGATGCACGAAATGCATGAAGTGCCGCTATGGGTGAAGTTGGCGTCGACCGTCGCGATGCTGATCGGCCTGGTGACCGCGATCCTGATGTATCTGGTCAACAACAGCCTGCCGGCCAAGGTCGCAGGGGCGCTGTCGCCGCTCTACACGTTCTTCCTCAACAAGTGGTATTTTGACGAGCTTTACAACCACATCTTCGTCAAGCCCTCCATGGCGCTTGGCCGCTTCTTCTGGAAGGTCGGCGATGAGGGGACGATCAACCGTTTCGGTCCGGATGGCGCGGCGGTGCTGGTCACTTCCGGTACGCGTGTGGCGATGAAGCTGCAATCCGGTTTTCTCTATAGTTATGCGCTGGTGATGCTGTTGGGCCTTGTGGCTGCGCTGACCTGGCTGATGGTGCGCTGA
- a CDS encoding DUF1467 family protein produces MSWTSILAIYLLFWVITAFVVMPFGIRTADELGVEKVRGQADSAPANFRPLRVMAITTVLSAVVFGLFYANYMNGWIGAEDVNIFGKPPGAQ; encoded by the coding sequence ATGAGCTGGACGAGCATTCTCGCCATTTATCTGCTGTTCTGGGTGATCACGGCTTTTGTCGTGATGCCCTTTGGCATCCGCACGGCGGATGAACTCGGCGTCGAAAAGGTGCGCGGCCAGGCCGATAGCGCGCCCGCCAATTTCAGGCCCCTGCGCGTCATGGCGATCACCACAGTGCTGTCTGCTGTGGTCTTCGGGCTGTTCTATGCCAATTACATGAACGGGTGGATCGGCGCTGAAGACGTCAACATTTTCGGGAAGCCGCCGGGCGCGCAATAG
- a CDS encoding NADH-quinone oxidoreductase subunit M, which produces MNDLGFPILSLMLAVPMAAAVACLFVGANAARWIALLATLVDLALGIVLWMNFDIGGAQWQFVEKAALFDRFSWALGIDGIALMLIMLSVFLMPICIGASWEAIQTRVGEYMAAFLLMEVLMIGVFAAQDIFLFYIFFEAGLIPMYLIIGIWGGANRIYASYKFFLYTLLGSVLMLIAMFWMVNEAGTSDIPTLMAYDFPVEAQAWLWLAFFASFAVKMPMWPVHTWLPDAHVQAPTAGSVILAGVLLKMGGYGFIRFSLPMFPEASVDYMWLVLALSMVAVVYTSLIALVQSDMKKLIAYSSVAHMAIVTVGLFAFNRQGLEGALVVMLSHGLVSGALFLCVGVIYDRLHTREIDRYGGLSINMPRYALLFLLFTMASIGLPGTSGFVGEFLSLVGVYEVSSWAAIVCTTGIILGAAYMLYLYRRVAYGVIKSDDVAAMPDLNKREIALLLPIALVVLWMGVYPESFMAPMRKDVGALEARLASVKPAGDAQVQMGKAPALVPAAHAEKGHH; this is translated from the coding sequence ATGAACGATCTGGGCTTTCCTATCCTGTCGCTGATGCTCGCCGTGCCGATGGCGGCAGCGGTTGCGTGTCTGTTCGTCGGCGCCAATGCCGCGCGCTGGATCGCGCTGCTGGCGACCCTGGTCGATCTGGCGCTGGGCATCGTGCTGTGGATGAACTTCGACATTGGCGGTGCGCAGTGGCAGTTCGTCGAGAAGGCGGCATTGTTCGACCGGTTCAGCTGGGCGCTGGGCATCGACGGCATCGCGCTGATGCTGATCATGCTCTCGGTCTTCCTGATGCCGATCTGCATCGGCGCGAGCTGGGAAGCGATCCAGACGCGCGTCGGCGAATACATGGCCGCGTTCCTGCTGATGGAAGTGCTGATGATCGGCGTGTTCGCCGCGCAGGACATCTTCCTGTTCTACATCTTCTTCGAGGCCGGCCTGATCCCGATGTACTTGATCATCGGCATCTGGGGCGGTGCGAACCGCATCTACGCGTCGTACAAGTTCTTCCTCTACACCCTGCTCGGATCGGTGCTGATGCTGATCGCGATGTTCTGGATGGTGAACGAGGCAGGCACGTCCGACATTCCGACGTTGATGGCCTATGACTTCCCGGTCGAGGCGCAGGCCTGGCTGTGGCTGGCCTTCTTTGCGAGCTTCGCGGTGAAGATGCCGATGTGGCCGGTGCACACCTGGCTGCCCGATGCGCACGTGCAGGCGCCCACGGCAGGTTCGGTCATCCTGGCAGGCGTGCTGCTGAAGATGGGCGGCTATGGCTTCATCCGTTTCTCGCTGCCGATGTTCCCTGAAGCCTCGGTCGATTACATGTGGCTGGTGCTCGCACTGTCGATGGTCGCTGTCGTCTACACCTCGCTGATCGCGCTGGTGCAGAGCGACATGAAGAAGCTGATCGCCTATTCGTCGGTCGCGCATATGGCGATCGTCACCGTCGGGCTGTTCGCGTTCAACCGTCAGGGCCTGGAAGGCGCGCTGGTGGTGATGCTCAGCCACGGTCTCGTATCGGGCGCGCTGTTCCTGTGCGTCGGCGTCATCTACGACCGGCTGCACACCCGCGAGATCGACCGTTACGGCGGCCTTTCGATCAACATGCCGCGCTATGCGCTGCTGTTCCTGCTGTTCACCATGGCCTCGATCGGCCTGCCGGGCACCAGCGGCTTTGTTGGCGAGTTCCTCTCGCTGGTGGGCGTCTATGAGGTGTCGAGCTGGGCAGCGATCGTCTGCACCACCGGCATCATCCTGGGCGCGGCCTATATGCTCTATCTCTATCGCCGCGTGGCCTATGGCGTGATCAAGTCCGATGACGTCGCCGCCATGCCCGATCTCAACAAGCGTGAAATCGCGCTGCTGCTGCCCATCGCGCTCGTCGTGCTGTGGATGGGCGTTTACCCCGAAAGCTTCATGGCACCGATGCGCAAGGATGTGGGCGCGCTCGAAGCGCGGCTCGCCTCGGTCAAGCCCGCGGGCGACGCGCAGGTGCAAATGGGCAAGGCTCCGGCACTGGTGCCCGCCGCCCATGCTGAAAAAGGCCATCACTGA
- a CDS encoding biotin--[acetyl-CoA-carboxylase] ligase, whose product MIETVALTGSTNADMMVRAQSGAPEGLWLRAEQQDGGRGRLGRQWLSPIGNLYCSTLVRLRPDDPPAHLLAFVTALAVFDTVLQILPESGARLKWPNDVHVAGAKLAGILLERRGDAVVVGIGMNVALAPDVPGREVTCLRDLGAMVQIDAACVLELLTDRFAARVAQWRAVDAATLLDVWCAAAHKPGEAMAVQRGPDDRIEGVFDGLSSDGALRLRLADGRIETVSAGDVHLVG is encoded by the coding sequence GTGATCGAAACGGTCGCGCTGACCGGCTCCACCAATGCCGACATGATGGTGCGCGCCCAGTCTGGCGCGCCCGAAGGCCTGTGGTTGCGAGCCGAGCAGCAGGACGGGGGCAGGGGGCGGCTCGGCCGTCAGTGGTTGAGCCCGATCGGCAACCTCTATTGCAGCACCCTGGTGCGGCTGCGACCCGATGATCCGCCAGCGCATCTGCTCGCCTTTGTCACGGCATTGGCGGTGTTCGATACGGTGCTTCAGATTCTGCCAGAAAGCGGCGCGCGGCTGAAATGGCCCAATGATGTGCATGTCGCAGGCGCAAAGCTTGCGGGCATATTGCTGGAGCGGCGCGGCGATGCGGTTGTCGTCGGTATCGGCATGAATGTCGCGCTCGCGCCCGATGTGCCGGGGCGCGAGGTCACCTGCCTGCGCGATCTTGGCGCGATGGTGCAGATTGACGCGGCCTGCGTCCTCGAACTGCTCACCGATCGCTTTGCCGCGCGCGTCGCCCAGTGGCGCGCGGTTGATGCTGCAACGCTGCTTGATGTCTGGTGCGCTGCCGCGCATAAGCCCGGCGAAGCGATGGCGGTGCAGCGAGGGCCGGATGACCGCATCGAGGGTGTTTTTGACGGCCTGTCCAGCGATGGCGCACTGCGGCTGCGCCTGGCAGACGGTCGTATCGAAACGGTCAGCGCCGGCGATGTCCATCTTGTCGGCTGA
- a CDS encoding hemerythrin domain-containing protein produces the protein MLEKLLHDHAVLRERGERLIALLDLPAMPDPQVLAHTRWQLSSHVMQHLALEERYLYAKLLSDPRPHVRALGESFQRELAALYADYSEQGKYWTQERIAADWDGYRHPAKARALTMFARAEREEAELYPLIQGASIDVSTHAPHTSNWTRDAFAIKDAMTQASSPVAR, from the coding sequence ATGCTCGAGAAACTTCTGCATGATCATGCCGTCCTGCGCGAGCGGGGAGAGAGGCTTATCGCCCTTCTCGACCTGCCAGCCATGCCGGACCCGCAGGTCCTTGCGCACACGCGCTGGCAGCTCAGCAGCCACGTGATGCAGCATCTCGCGCTCGAGGAGCGCTATCTCTACGCCAAGCTCCTCTCCGACCCTCGGCCGCATGTGCGCGCCTTGGGCGAGTCCTTTCAGCGCGAGCTGGCGGCGCTGTACGCCGACTATTCGGAACAGGGCAAATACTGGACCCAGGAACGGATCGCGGCCGATTGGGACGGTTACAGGCACCCCGCCAAGGCGCGTGCGCTGACCATGTTCGCGCGTGCCGAGCGCGAAGAGGCCGAGCTCTACCCGCTGATCCAGGGCGCTTCGATCGATGTTTCGACGCATGCTCCGCACACGTCCAACTGGACGCGCGATGCGTTCGCGATCAAGGATGCCATGACCCAGGCATCTTCGCCTGTTGCCCGGTAA
- a CDS encoding NADH-quinone oxidoreductase subunit J, giving the protein MIQIFAFYLFASVVIASGAFTILARNPVHSVLWLILAFFNAAGLMVLIGAEFIAMLLVIVYVGAVAVLFLFVVMMLDIDFAELRGGFMKNLPLGLALAAVFLAELVFGIGAYQAGNIALGEHALNPPRMGASNIQAVGELLYTRYIFLFESAGVVLLVAMVGAIVLTHRKRAGVRPQNIGSQVRRRPEEATRNTQPAVGQGVQL; this is encoded by the coding sequence TTGATCCAGATATTTGCCTTCTACCTGTTTGCCTCGGTGGTGATCGCCAGCGGTGCATTCACGATCCTCGCGCGCAACCCGGTGCACTCGGTGCTCTGGCTGATTCTTGCGTTCTTCAACGCTGCGGGACTGATGGTGCTGATCGGTGCAGAGTTCATCGCGATGCTGCTGGTCATCGTCTATGTCGGCGCGGTCGCGGTGCTGTTCCTGTTCGTCGTGATGATGCTCGACATCGACTTTGCCGAGCTGCGCGGCGGCTTCATGAAGAACCTGCCGCTCGGCCTTGCACTCGCGGCCGTGTTCCTGGCGGAGCTGGTCTTCGGGATCGGCGCTTACCAGGCCGGCAACATCGCGCTGGGTGAGCATGCCCTCAACCCCCCGCGCATGGGTGCCAGCAACATTCAGGCGGTCGGTGAACTGCTCTACACCCGGTACATCTTCCTGTTCGAAAGCGCAGGCGTCGTGCTGCTGGTTGCCATGGTCGGCGCGATCGTGCTGACCCACCGCAAGCGCGCTGGCGTCCGTCCGCAGAATATCGGTTCGCAGGTCCGTCGTCGCCCCGAAGAGGCGACGCGCAATACCCAGCCTGCGGTTGGCCAGGGGGTCCAGCTATGA
- a CDS encoding ribonuclease J translates to MTPGKELLFLALGGSGEIGMNANLYGCDGKWVMVDLGMTFSDPAYPGVELVFPDLEFIEERAEDLLGIVLTHGHEDHIGALPYLAADLGVPLFATPFTADLIRRKLEEQGLVKDVTLNVIENDGSLQLGPFGFRYLPLAHSIAEGNALLIETPYGRIFHTGDWKLDDEPLIGVPSTPEALTRLGDDGVLALVCDSTNVFNPESSGSEGDVRDALIAAVKPLKGRALITTFASNVARLHTLGEVARATNRQLCVAGRSLDRIIAVAKANGYLLDLPELVDFDTAMGLPRRELLVVATGGQGEPRAALARVAEGNHQIKLEEGDTVLFSSKVIPGNEIAIGRIQNRLAADGIQMITDRQADIHVSGHPGRPELAEMYRWIRPQVLVPVHGEMRHMAEQARFGLEMGIPKAVVQKNGDLVRLAPGDPGVIGHERAGRLVLDGDVILPADGLTMGERRKLALNGQVSVAVALNAKGRLVGNPVLRPLGLPVEDDLDAFIAEAVEDVREAIEKPPAKSKGKARGPHTVDDVQEAIRLAVRRAATRWTGKKPVVTVLMIEAA, encoded by the coding sequence ATGACACCCGGAAAAGAACTGTTGTTCCTGGCCCTTGGCGGGTCGGGCGAAATCGGCATGAACGCCAACCTTTATGGCTGTGACGGCAAATGGGTCATGGTCGATCTGGGCATGACGTTCAGCGATCCCGCCTATCCGGGGGTTGAACTCGTATTTCCCGACCTCGAGTTCATCGAGGAACGCGCCGAGGACCTGCTCGGCATCGTGCTGACGCACGGGCATGAGGACCATATCGGCGCGCTGCCCTATCTCGCGGCGGACCTGGGCGTGCCGCTGTTCGCCACGCCCTTCACCGCCGATCTGATCCGCCGCAAGCTGGAAGAGCAGGGGCTGGTCAAGGATGTTACGCTGAACGTCATCGAGAATGACGGCAGCCTGCAGCTTGGTCCCTTCGGCTTCCGCTATCTGCCGCTTGCGCACTCGATTGCCGAGGGCAATGCGCTGCTGATCGAGACGCCTTATGGCCGCATCTTCCATACCGGCGACTGGAAACTGGATGACGAGCCGCTGATCGGCGTGCCCTCGACGCCCGAGGCGCTGACCCGGCTGGGCGATGACGGCGTGCTGGCGCTCGTCTGCGATTCGACCAATGTGTTCAATCCCGAAAGCTCGGGCTCAGAAGGCGATGTGCGCGATGCGCTGATTGCGGCGGTCAAGCCGCTCAAGGGACGCGCGCTGATCACCACCTTCGCCTCCAACGTCGCCCGGCTGCATACGCTGGGCGAAGTCGCGCGCGCGACCAACCGGCAGCTCTGCGTGGCGGGCCGCTCGCTCGACCGCATCATCGCGGTTGCCAAGGCCAACGGCTATCTGCTCGACCTGCCCGAACTGGTCGATTTCGACACGGCAATGGGCCTGCCCCGGCGCGAGCTGCTGGTCGTTGCCACCGGCGGCCAGGGCGAGCCGCGCGCCGCACTGGCACGCGTTGCGGAGGGCAATCACCAGATCAAGCTGGAAGAGGGCGACACCGTTCTCTTCTCTTCCAAGGTCATTCCCGGCAACGAGATCGCCATCGGGCGGATCCAGAACCGGCTGGCAGCCGATGGCATCCAGATGATCACAGACCGCCAGGCCGATATCCATGTATCGGGTCATCCCGGCCGCCCCGAGCTTGCCGAGATGTACCGCTGGATCCGGCCCCAGGTGCTGGTCCCGGTGCATGGCGAAATGCGGCACATGGCCGAGCAGGCCCGTTTCGGCCTCGAGATGGGCATTCCCAAGGCCGTGGTGCAGAAGAACGGCGATCTCGTGCGCCTCGCTCCCGGCGATCCCGGAGTGATCGGGCATGAACGCGCTGGTCGCCTGGTGCTCGATGGCGATGTCATCCTGCCCGCCGATGGGCTGACGATGGGCGAGCGGCGCAAGCTGGCCTTGAATGGCCAGGTCAGCGTTGCGGTAGCACTCAACGCCAAGGGCCGCCTGGTCGGCAATCCTGTGCTGCGCCCGCTGGGCCTGCCGGTCGAGGACGATCTTGATGCATTCATCGCCGAGGCAGTGGAGGATGTGCGCGAGGCGATCGAGAAGCCGCCCGCCAAGTCCAAGGGCAAGGCGCGTGGCCCGCACACCGTGGATGATGTGCAGGAAGCCATCCGCCTGGCCGTCCGCCGCGCCGCGACGCGCTGGACGGGCAAGAAGCCAGTGGTCACGGTCTTGATGATCGAGGCTGCCTGA
- the nuoI gene encoding NADH-quinone oxidoreductase subunit NuoI codes for MLQTIKAFTLYEFVKAHALTLKYFFKPKATINYPFEKNPLSPRFRGEHALRRYPNGEERCIACKLCEAVCPAQAITIEAEPREDGSRRTTRYDIDMTKCIYCGFCQEACPVDAIVEGPNFEYATETREELIYDKGKLLENGDKWERAIAANLEADAPYR; via the coding sequence ATGTTGCAGACGATCAAGGCGTTCACGCTCTATGAGTTCGTGAAGGCCCACGCGCTGACGCTGAAGTATTTCTTCAAGCCCAAGGCGACGATCAATTATCCGTTCGAGAAGAACCCGCTGAGCCCGCGTTTCCGCGGCGAACATGCGCTGCGTCGCTATCCCAACGGGGAAGAGCGCTGCATCGCGTGCAAGCTGTGCGAGGCGGTTTGCCCGGCCCAGGCGATCACGATCGAGGCCGAACCGCGCGAGGACGGCAGCCGCCGCACGACGCGCTACGATATCGACATGACCAAGTGCATTTACTGCGGTTTCTGTCAGGAAGCCTGCCCGGTCGACGCCATCGTCGAGGGGCCGAACTTCGAATATGCGACGGAAACCCGCGAGGAGTTGATCTACGATAAGGGCAAGCTTCTTGAGAATGGCGACAAATGGGAACGAGCCATTGCCGCCAACCTTGAAGCCGATGCCCCTTATCGTTAA
- a CDS encoding type III pantothenate kinase: MLLAIDVGNTNAVFALFNGRTIKTRWRISTDPRRTADEYAVWLNQLLALEGFVRQDIANVIISTVVPRALHNLQMLSRKYFDVEPLIAGVEPADWRIQIDVDEPRSLGADRAVNSIAAHALHPGDLIVIDFGTATTYDVVDYTGAYKGGIIAPGINLSLDALVSAAAKLPRIAIEIPGTDGSVIGRNTEDQMQIGVFWGYVAMMEGLVARMRAEIGRPAKVIATGGLAVLFDQHTTIFDAVEPDLTLQGLAMIAERAF, from the coding sequence ATGCTGCTTGCGATTGATGTCGGCAACACCAATGCCGTGTTTGCCCTGTTCAATGGACGCACGATCAAGACCCGCTGGCGGATATCCACCGATCCGCGGCGGACGGCGGACGAATATGCGGTGTGGCTCAATCAGCTGCTCGCGCTTGAAGGCTTTGTCCGGCAGGATATCGCCAATGTCATCATCTCGACCGTCGTGCCGCGCGCGCTGCACAATCTGCAGATGCTGTCGCGCAAATATTTCGATGTCGAACCGCTGATTGCCGGTGTCGAGCCTGCCGACTGGCGCATCCAGATCGACGTCGATGAACCGCGCTCGCTGGGGGCCGACAGGGCAGTGAACAGCATCGCGGCGCACGCTCTGCATCCCGGCGACTTGATCGTCATCGACTTTGGTACGGCAACCACCTATGACGTTGTCGATTATACCGGCGCTTACAAGGGCGGCATCATCGCACCAGGGATCAACCTGTCGCTCGATGCCCTGGTCAGCGCCGCAGCCAAGCTGCCCCGCATTGCGATTGAGATTCCGGGCACCGATGGTTCGGTGATCGGACGCAATACCGAAGACCAGATGCAGATCGGGGTATTCTGGGGCTATGTCGCGATGATGGAAGGGCTGGTGGCCCGGATGCGCGCGGAAATCGGCCGCCCTGCCAAGGTGATCGCCACGGGTGGGCTGGCCGTGCTGTTTGATCAGCACACGACGATATTTGATGCGGTCGAACCGGACCTGACGTTGCAGGGCCTGGCGATGATCGCCGAAAGGGCATTTTGA
- a CDS encoding cold-shock protein: MPIGTVKFFNADKGYGFIQPDDGGNDAFVHISAVEASGMRTLDRDQRVNFELEQDRRGKMAAVRLSAAA; this comes from the coding sequence ATGCCTATTGGCACCGTAAAGTTTTTCAACGCCGACAAGGGCTATGGCTTCATCCAGCCCGATGACGGCGGCAACGACGCCTTCGTGCACATCAGCGCCGTCGAAGCGTCGGGCATGCGCACGCTCGATCGCGACCAGCGCGTGAATTTCGAGCTGGAACAGGACCGTCGCGGCAAGATGGCGGCTGTCCGCCTGTCGGCTGCTGCCTGA